Proteins from one Chitinophaga oryzae genomic window:
- a CDS encoding SusC/RagA family TonB-linked outer membrane protein, whose protein sequence is MRVKPYPITWFISMGLMLTLLLAGSLNTLSSAFAEEIQQPPSTIVVSIQAKNKNLEDVMTEISVKTGLNFHYDKTDLNLKKKVTLNCTKTPIDEVLALLSAQTGLKFTRISNKIIVGADIETGGTSTVDLLKHVSLEREITGTVRDNKGTPLQGVTVQIRNSSKGTQTDADAGFSISANPGDVLLFSYVGYLTREVTVGTNSQINITLHENIKALGELVVTALGIQKKSRELPYSTQQLDGDDLSLVKDANFMNCISGKAAGVSITRNASGIGGTVRVVLRGNKSTRENQPLYIVDGVPYANYTPSQPQDVWGQANNTIGGGGRDGGDGISNINSDDIESVSILKGASAAALYGSQAANGVILITTKKGKPGRSHIAVASDFTIEKPSMLPSLQYRYGQTEAPYDSVNKPKPGSLGSWGAPVKAPDHVKDFYNTGATWINTISFSGGTETAQTYFSYSNTTNKGILPTGKFNRHTINFRETLRLLNNKLVMDANASFLAQSSVNRLSSGLYYSPISGLYVFPAASISTPIKTSSNITTPPGASTCRTGGTSGTIKNG, encoded by the coding sequence ATGAGGGTAAAGCCTTACCCCATAACATGGTTTATATCCATGGGGTTAATGCTGACACTGCTGCTGGCCGGTAGCTTGAACACCCTGAGTAGCGCGTTTGCCGAGGAAATACAGCAGCCGCCATCGACAATTGTTGTCAGTATCCAGGCTAAAAACAAAAACCTGGAAGACGTGATGACCGAAATATCGGTAAAAACCGGGCTGAACTTCCACTACGACAAAACTGATCTTAACCTGAAGAAAAAGGTTACGCTCAACTGCACCAAAACACCTATAGATGAAGTTCTGGCGTTGTTATCAGCACAAACCGGATTGAAGTTTACCCGCATCAGCAACAAAATCATTGTAGGAGCCGACATTGAAACAGGCGGCACGTCAACCGTCGACCTGTTAAAGCACGTTTCACTGGAAAGAGAAATCACCGGTACCGTACGCGATAATAAAGGCACGCCGCTTCAGGGAGTAACCGTTCAAATCAGGAACAGCAGCAAAGGAACACAAACAGACGCCGACGCCGGGTTCAGCATTAGTGCCAACCCCGGCGACGTATTGTTATTCAGTTACGTGGGATATCTGACACGCGAAGTCACCGTAGGCACCAACAGCCAAATCAATATTACACTTCACGAAAACATCAAGGCACTCGGGGAACTGGTTGTCACTGCCCTCGGCATACAGAAAAAATCGAGGGAACTGCCCTACTCCACCCAGCAGCTGGATGGCGACGACCTCTCCCTCGTCAAAGACGCCAATTTCATGAACTGCATCTCCGGTAAAGCTGCCGGGGTATCCATTACCCGCAACGCCTCCGGTATCGGCGGCACCGTCAGGGTAGTATTGCGCGGCAATAAATCCACCCGCGAAAACCAGCCCCTGTACATCGTTGACGGCGTACCATATGCCAATTATACCCCGTCGCAACCACAGGACGTATGGGGACAGGCCAACAACACTATCGGCGGCGGCGGCCGCGACGGTGGCGACGGCATCTCCAACATCAACTCCGACGATATAGAAAGTGTCAGTATCCTCAAAGGCGCTTCCGCCGCCGCATTATACGGCAGCCAGGCGGCCAACGGCGTTATCCTTATCACCACCAAAAAAGGGAAACCTGGCAGAAGCCACATAGCCGTAGCATCCGACTTCACCATCGAAAAGCCTTCTATGTTACCCAGCCTTCAATACCGCTACGGACAAACAGAAGCGCCCTACGATTCTGTCAACAAACCCAAACCCGGCTCCCTGGGCAGTTGGGGCGCCCCGGTAAAAGCCCCTGATCATGTAAAAGACTTCTATAACACCGGCGCTACCTGGATCAATACCATTTCCTTCAGCGGCGGTACAGAAACGGCACAAACCTATTTCTCCTACTCCAATACTACCAATAAAGGCATCCTGCCCACCGGCAAATTCAACCGGCATACGATCAATTTCCGGGAGACGCTCCGCCTGCTCAATAATAAGCTGGTGATGGACGCCAACGCTTCTTTCCTGGCACAGTCGTCTGTCAACCGCCTCTCGTCCGGGCTGTACTACAGCCCTATCTCCGGCCTGTATGTCTTCCCCGCGGCCTCGATTTCAACGCCTATAAAAACCAGTTCGAATATTACGACACCGCCCGGAGCCTCTACATGCAGAACTGGTGGAACATCCGGCACGATAAAGAATGGATAG
- a CDS encoding helix-turn-helix domain-containing protein — MVIYFPKDIFGEKFYGLPETKALSELFHRAQRGMKIIGPTYDKLKPEILSLPKKEGLDRIISLLSILKTLSETRDCYYLASTGYSHAYNVKDNHKIDEVFKYVMNNFSKEISLQDVASITNLSPQSFCRFFKNRTKKSFVQFLNEVRIGHACKRLTEEDWSIAEIAYSCGFKNLSNFNRFFKEIVGKTPKEYKNELRLKEA, encoded by the coding sequence GTGGTGATTTATTTTCCTAAAGATATTTTTGGTGAGAAGTTTTACGGTCTCCCGGAAACCAAAGCGCTGAGCGAGCTGTTTCATCGCGCGCAGCGCGGGATGAAAATTATAGGGCCCACGTATGACAAACTGAAACCGGAAATACTGTCCCTTCCCAAAAAAGAGGGGCTGGACAGGATTATTTCGCTGCTCAGCATCCTGAAAACGCTGTCAGAAACGCGCGACTGCTACTATCTGGCCAGCACAGGGTATTCCCACGCCTACAACGTAAAAGACAACCATAAAATAGACGAGGTATTTAAATATGTGATGAACAACTTCTCCAAGGAGATATCCCTGCAGGATGTGGCCAGCATCACGAACCTCTCGCCGCAGTCTTTCTGCCGTTTCTTTAAGAACCGCACCAAAAAATCTTTTGTACAGTTCCTGAACGAAGTACGGATAGGTCATGCCTGCAAGCGTTTGACCGAAGAGGACTGGTCTATTGCAGAAATCGCTTACTCCTGCGGATTCAAGAACCTGTCCAATTTTAACCGGTTTTTTAAAGAGATTGTGGGAAAAACACCCAAGGAATACAAGAACGAGCTGCGGCTGAAGGAAGCATAA
- a CDS encoding TonB-dependent receptor, with translation MQNWWNIRHDKEWIGQDDQQNPMWALQRNRRLDNRYRGMASLALNYQLNNWLSFKGRASFDKSLDQYELEAYAGTQRVLSDSNGRYILEKEFNTQLYADLMVNASGKVNQWLHLAGNVGASITDIKAHERAFNGANPNAEPGLIYPNKFSLSNIAEKSLDAQHSVEQKQLQAIFGNAQLGIKNFLFLDLTGRNDWSSTFAFTPTLAKGYFYYSLGLSAIWTDMFKLPKVFNLLRTRISYAKVGNDIASYASNPAPFTMQTTAGVSRVLLNLRTPYPGIHLEPEDNRSFEAGLEVHLFNNRLNADITVYKNNNYKQYMEVPAPPGSGFMTYYLNMGNIQNKGLEASISATPVQAKGFTWTSTINFSTNRNIVLQLSNKKIAGADTSNMFTLTDFGVNMFGSFIQEGGSWGDIYSNKELKRNDKGQVIVDENGKLSTTGTFKKVGNPNPDFMLGWNNSFYYRNFTLSFLVDGRFGGKVMSVTQAVLDYYGVSEVTAKARDNGGVALNAVLADGTPYTGKVDAANYYTIIGGRSGIGEMYMYNATNIRLRELSLSYLVPLKWKWLRSMRAGIIGRNLFFFKLDAPFDPEVSMGSGNGLQGVDVFGLPPLRSMGINLKFGF, from the coding sequence ATGCAGAACTGGTGGAACATCCGGCACGATAAAGAATGGATAGGCCAGGACGATCAGCAGAATCCCATGTGGGCGTTGCAACGCAACCGCCGGCTGGACAACCGCTACCGGGGCATGGCCTCCCTGGCGCTTAATTATCAGCTCAACAACTGGCTTTCCTTCAAGGGACGCGCCAGCTTCGACAAATCGCTGGACCAGTACGAACTGGAAGCCTACGCCGGCACCCAGCGCGTACTGTCAGATTCCAACGGCCGCTATATTCTCGAAAAAGAATTCAACACCCAGCTATATGCCGATCTGATGGTCAATGCCAGCGGAAAAGTGAACCAGTGGCTGCATCTTGCCGGTAATGTGGGCGCCAGCATCACCGACATCAAAGCGCACGAACGCGCTTTCAATGGCGCCAATCCCAATGCAGAACCCGGCCTTATTTATCCCAATAAATTCTCCCTGTCCAACATCGCCGAAAAATCGCTGGACGCGCAGCACAGCGTGGAACAAAAACAATTACAGGCCATTTTCGGCAATGCCCAGCTGGGCATCAAAAACTTCCTGTTCCTCGACCTTACCGGACGCAATGACTGGTCCAGCACCTTCGCCTTTACACCTACCCTCGCGAAAGGCTACTTTTATTACTCACTGGGACTGTCGGCCATATGGACCGATATGTTTAAGCTGCCGAAAGTCTTTAACCTCCTGCGCACACGCATCTCCTACGCCAAAGTAGGCAACGACATCGCCAGCTACGCCTCCAATCCGGCGCCGTTTACCATGCAGACCACCGCCGGCGTAAGCAGGGTACTGCTCAACCTCCGCACCCCCTACCCCGGCATACACCTGGAACCGGAAGACAACCGCTCTTTCGAGGCCGGACTGGAAGTACACCTGTTCAACAACAGGCTCAATGCGGACATCACCGTCTACAAAAACAATAACTACAAACAATACATGGAAGTGCCCGCGCCTCCCGGTTCCGGATTCATGACCTATTACCTCAATATGGGCAATATCCAGAACAAGGGGCTGGAAGCATCCATAAGCGCGACACCCGTACAGGCCAAGGGGTTCACCTGGACCAGCACCATCAACTTCTCCACCAACCGCAACATTGTATTGCAGCTGAGCAATAAGAAAATCGCCGGCGCCGATACCAGCAATATGTTTACGCTTACCGACTTTGGCGTTAATATGTTTGGCTCCTTTATCCAGGAAGGCGGTTCCTGGGGCGATATCTATTCCAACAAAGAACTGAAGCGAAATGACAAAGGCCAGGTGATTGTGGACGAAAACGGGAAGCTTTCTACCACAGGCACTTTCAAGAAAGTGGGCAACCCCAATCCTGACTTCATGCTCGGATGGAACAACAGCTTCTACTACCGCAATTTCACTTTGAGCTTCCTGGTAGACGGCCGTTTCGGTGGTAAAGTCATGAGCGTTACACAGGCAGTGCTGGATTATTACGGCGTGAGCGAAGTGACCGCCAAAGCCCGCGACAACGGCGGTGTGGCGCTCAATGCCGTGCTGGCGGACGGCACCCCTTACACCGGGAAAGTAGACGCCGCCAACTACTACACCATTATCGGCGGCCGCTCCGGCATCGGAGAAATGTATATGTACAATGCCACCAACATCCGGCTGCGGGAGCTAAGCCTCAGCTACCTGGTCCCGCTAAAATGGAAATGGCTGCGCAGTATGCGGGCAGGCATTATCGGCAGGAACCTCTTTTTCTTTAAGCTCGACGCTCCTTTTGACCCGGAAGTCTCCATGGGTTCCGGCAACGGTCTTCAGGGCGTGGATGTATTCGGATTACCGCCCTTACGGAGTATGGGCATCAACTTAAAATTCGGATTCTAA
- a CDS encoding LacI family DNA-binding transcriptional regulator — protein MKGISIKDIAKQAGVSPTTVSFVLNGKAKEKRISEQVSKKIQKIASRLKYKPNQLARGLRTGKTKTIGLIVEDIANNFFASLAKVMEDEADKHGYKVLYGSTEDNTEKAKGLLEVLKYRQVDAYIVTPTKNLDKDIEQLKATSKPVVLMDRYFPHVSSHYVVVDNYQGAYNVTSHLANQGYKKIAIVTITSDQIQMKDRLDGFTAALKDHHLPFNKSLVKKIPFELEREAFNTEIKKFLTSIKGLDAVFFATNYLGIYGIESIRSLGWEIGPQIGVASFDDHDLFRLHSPSITCVAQPITEIGKNIVEVLMQELNHPSATPRQIVLEPALIVRASSDPGKK, from the coding sequence ATGAAAGGAATCTCTATTAAAGATATCGCAAAACAGGCAGGGGTTTCTCCTACGACTGTCTCGTTTGTGCTAAACGGCAAAGCGAAAGAGAAGCGGATCAGCGAGCAGGTAAGCAAAAAAATCCAGAAAATAGCTTCCCGGCTCAAGTACAAACCAAATCAGCTGGCACGCGGCCTTCGCACAGGAAAAACCAAAACCATCGGCCTCATTGTGGAAGATATTGCCAATAACTTCTTCGCCAGCCTTGCGAAAGTAATGGAAGACGAAGCGGACAAGCACGGCTATAAAGTGCTGTACGGCAGTACGGAAGACAATACCGAAAAAGCGAAAGGACTCCTGGAAGTACTCAAGTACCGCCAGGTAGACGCCTATATCGTAACGCCTACCAAAAACCTGGACAAGGACATAGAACAACTCAAGGCCACTTCCAAACCGGTAGTGCTCATGGACCGCTATTTCCCGCATGTGAGCTCCCACTACGTGGTGGTCGACAACTACCAGGGCGCCTACAACGTCACCAGCCACCTGGCCAACCAGGGCTATAAAAAAATCGCGATCGTCACCATCACCTCCGACCAGATACAGATGAAAGACCGTCTCGATGGATTTACAGCGGCTCTCAAAGATCATCATCTCCCTTTTAATAAAAGCCTCGTTAAAAAAATACCGTTTGAACTGGAACGCGAAGCTTTCAACACGGAAATCAAAAAATTCCTCACCTCCATCAAAGGCCTCGATGCGGTATTCTTCGCTACCAACTACCTCGGTATCTACGGCATCGAAAGCATCCGCTCCCTCGGCTGGGAAATAGGACCGCAGATCGGCGTGGCCAGCTTCGACGACCACGACCTCTTCCGCCTCCACAGCCCGTCTATCACCTGCGTGGCGCAACCGATTACAGAAATAGGCAAAAACATCGTGGAAGTGCTGATGCAGGAACTCAATCACCCATCCGCTACTCCCCGCCAGATTGTACTGGAACCTGCCTTGATCGTCAGGGCTTCTTCCGATCCCGGTAAAAAATAA
- a CDS encoding carboxypeptidase-like regulatory domain-containing protein, giving the protein MIRNATHVLLFALLLLATPVVWAQQAITGKVTDDTGQPLSGVNILVKGTSKGTTTNAEGNFSLSVAPGSTLVFRYLGFLPGKYP; this is encoded by the coding sequence ATGATCAGAAACGCTACTCATGTGCTGTTGTTCGCGTTATTGTTGCTGGCCACTCCCGTGGTTTGGGCGCAACAGGCCATTACCGGTAAGGTAACAGACGATACCGGTCAACCCCTCTCAGGTGTGAACATCCTCGTGAAAGGCACCTCAAAAGGAACCACTACCAACGCGGAAGGAAACTTCTCCCTGTCTGTGGCCCCGGGCAGTACGCTGGTGTTTCGTTATCTTGGCTTCCTCCCCGGGAAGTACCCGTAG
- a CDS encoding FecR family protein, with protein sequence MDTEQIKILLERYQQGDCSPEEAKIIEQWFEQINSHQSTIADEQALDLELEEVKLRIREQITPAPRVRRLRPWLLSAAAAAAIIVAAGLFWFNSNRHTATPANAPLAHHPATGSNRVVKDGFVEITTLKGHQENITLEDGSTVALNANSKLRYPEKFSATERSVYLDEGEAFFNAAPDANRHFVVRTTELATTALGTTFNIRAYSTENKVTVALLTGKVKIDPLQNSQSARSFVLLPSEQISYDRQLLSIVKTSFAKPEEITGWKQGYLVFKDAPYIELMTGIENRYGVTIINESSKTAWNYTGNFRNESLSEVMDIICIAKSLSYTIKKDTVYLVNKK encoded by the coding sequence GTGGACACAGAACAGATAAAAATATTGCTGGAGCGATATCAACAGGGGGACTGCTCACCGGAGGAAGCGAAAATCATAGAACAGTGGTTTGAACAGATCAACAGTCACCAGTCAACCATCGCAGACGAGCAGGCGCTCGATCTGGAGCTGGAAGAGGTGAAACTGCGTATCCGGGAACAGATCACGCCGGCGCCCCGGGTGCGCCGCCTGCGGCCCTGGCTGCTATCAGCTGCCGCTGCTGCTGCCATTATCGTGGCGGCAGGCCTGTTCTGGTTTAACAGCAACCGACATACGGCCACTCCCGCCAACGCACCGCTGGCCCATCACCCGGCCACCGGCAGTAACCGCGTGGTGAAAGACGGCTTCGTGGAAATTACGACGCTCAAAGGACACCAGGAAAATATCACACTGGAAGACGGCAGTACCGTGGCCCTCAATGCCAACAGTAAGCTGCGTTATCCTGAGAAATTCAGCGCCACCGAAAGAAGCGTGTACCTCGACGAAGGGGAAGCTTTCTTTAATGCAGCGCCCGACGCCAACCGACATTTTGTGGTACGCACCACCGAACTGGCCACCACCGCATTAGGCACCACCTTTAACATCCGCGCCTATAGTACTGAAAATAAAGTCACGGTAGCCCTGCTCACCGGCAAAGTGAAAATAGACCCGCTGCAGAACAGCCAGTCCGCCCGCTCTTTTGTGCTGCTCCCGAGCGAACAAATCAGCTACGATCGCCAGCTGCTGAGCATCGTCAAAACATCTTTTGCCAAACCGGAAGAAATTACCGGCTGGAAGCAAGGTTATCTTGTATTCAAAGACGCACCTTATATTGAGCTCATGACCGGTATCGAGAACCGTTACGGTGTGACCATCATCAATGAAAGCAGCAAAACAGCATGGAATTATACCGGCAATTTCAGAAATGAAAGCTTATCCGAAGTAATGGACATTATCTGTATCGCTAAATCCTTATCATATACCATTAAAAAAGACACCGTTTATCTTGTAAATAAAAAATAG
- a CDS encoding RNA polymerase sigma factor encodes MLSSYSDNQLVSLLKSDDSAAFNAIYDRYSKMLYLFIYSKLDAGEISKDVLQDLFISLWEKRHSLVLKESLKSYLYQAARHKIIDIYRKNATYRKYLQQLIEHFDAQPHSVEDTVDYKARSQELFEAINHLPEKMKEIFMLSRFENLSIEQISNHLGLSQQTVKNQITKALKILRASYAQTDVILLVISVIFTANR; translated from the coding sequence ATGTTGAGCAGTTATTCAGATAACCAGTTAGTGTCGCTGCTCAAAAGCGACGACAGTGCTGCCTTCAATGCCATCTATGACCGCTACAGTAAAATGTTGTATCTCTTTATATACAGCAAGCTGGATGCGGGGGAGATCAGTAAGGACGTGCTGCAGGACCTGTTTATTTCCCTGTGGGAGAAACGTCATTCCCTTGTACTGAAAGAATCGCTTAAATCCTACCTCTACCAGGCGGCCCGGCACAAGATCATCGATATTTACCGGAAAAACGCCACCTACCGGAAATACCTGCAGCAATTGATTGAACACTTTGACGCACAGCCGCATTCTGTGGAAGACACGGTGGATTACAAAGCCAGATCGCAGGAGCTGTTTGAAGCAATCAACCATTTGCCGGAAAAAATGAAGGAAATTTTCATGCTGAGCAGGTTTGAAAATCTCTCTATAGAACAGATTTCCAACCATCTGGGACTTTCCCAGCAAACGGTGAAGAACCAGATCACCAAAGCCCTCAAGATATTACGGGCCAGCTATGCGCAAACCGACGTTATATTGCTTGTCATTTCGGTTATTTTCACTGCCAACCGTTAA
- a CDS encoding SusC/RagA family TonB-linked outer membrane protein, whose product MTITLKTDEKSLGEVVVTALGIRKEKKALGYSVSEVKGEELTQARSTNIANTLSGKVAGLNVTSTATGPAGSSRIILRGNTSIDKNRNNQPLIVVDGIPINNDNLGSAGEYGGTDAGDGISSINPDDIATISVLKGGTAAALYGSRASNGVILITTKGGASRKGVGVEFSSNIVIDRPVVENLDWQYDYGMGLNGLKPQTAAEARAAGLFSWGAPLDGSSVIQYDGISRPYNAVKNNFKKFYRSGYTFTNSIAASGGNEKVTWRFGATDMKNEATLPNSGIRRDNLSLNVSAWLGKKLHLNVYAKYIRERTTNRPRVSDSPGNANFALYLLPTSLAVQTLKDSKLNADGNEFRWNANEYITNPWFSVYDFEQADKKDRFINSAELRYDILDWLYVKGRIGADMFFRDNKAVTPNGTAYIPGGQINDQTRQNFYELNADVMVGVEKGFSETWRISGFVGANVMRNKNDKLYLTGNTFNIPYFYDQSNLQTKTVTNDIFEKRINSLYASAELSFKSYLYLTLTGRNDWFSTLPVNSNSIFYPSAGLSFVLSDAVTMPKWINYAKLRTSWAQVGGDTDPYRLRLAYQVQNPLVLGTTSLPVADVKKAQDGSYAVPNANLKPYVNTSYEAGFEARFFDNRLSVDFSWYTRKTKDDIVQTTISNASGYNTAFINVGKVSNKGIELMITGTPVRSKNFTWDITPNFAYNKSEVIQLDGKLNALKVSDVRTFNVTIQQVPHQPFGVIQGYSFQRDDQGNILFNAAGKPLQGPLTIFGTGVAPYTLGVTNTFTYKAFSLGVLIDSRWGNKLYSGTNDYGYYFGLQKATLDGRSGGVTIKAQDPNDPTKYTDKVVDAQDYYQNIAFNIAEPFIYSGAFVKLRQVILTYSLPSATLNKTPFTGASLSFVARNLWIIYKDVPNVDPESTYSNGAGQGAELLGYPQSRSFGLNLNVKF is encoded by the coding sequence CTGACCATCACCCTAAAAACAGACGAAAAAAGCCTGGGAGAAGTGGTGGTGACCGCACTCGGTATCAGGAAAGAAAAGAAAGCGCTGGGCTACTCGGTGTCTGAAGTAAAAGGAGAGGAGCTCACACAGGCACGCAGCACCAATATCGCCAATACCCTCTCCGGTAAAGTGGCCGGCCTCAACGTCACCTCCACCGCCACCGGGCCCGCAGGCTCCAGCCGTATTATCCTCCGCGGCAATACCTCCATCGATAAAAACAGGAACAACCAACCCCTTATCGTGGTAGATGGGATTCCTATCAATAATGACAACCTCGGCTCTGCCGGTGAATATGGCGGTACAGACGCCGGCGACGGTATCTCCAGCATCAACCCCGACGATATCGCTACCATCTCCGTGCTGAAAGGCGGCACCGCCGCCGCTCTGTACGGCTCCCGCGCTTCCAACGGGGTAATACTGATCACCACCAAAGGCGGCGCCAGCCGTAAAGGCGTAGGCGTGGAGTTCAGCAGCAACATCGTCATCGATCGCCCGGTTGTGGAAAACCTCGACTGGCAATATGACTACGGTATGGGCCTCAACGGCCTCAAACCACAAACAGCCGCAGAAGCCCGGGCAGCCGGACTTTTCAGCTGGGGCGCCCCGCTGGACGGCTCCTCCGTGATCCAGTACGACGGGATCAGCAGGCCCTATAACGCCGTGAAAAACAATTTCAAAAAATTCTACCGCAGCGGTTACACCTTCACCAACTCCATCGCCGCCAGCGGAGGCAACGAAAAGGTGACCTGGCGCTTCGGGGCCACCGATATGAAAAACGAAGCCACGTTGCCCAATTCCGGTATCCGCCGCGACAACCTGTCGCTCAACGTATCAGCATGGCTCGGAAAAAAACTGCATCTCAACGTATACGCCAAATATATCCGCGAACGCACCACCAACAGGCCCCGCGTATCCGACTCCCCCGGTAACGCCAACTTCGCCCTCTACCTGTTGCCCACCTCCCTCGCCGTACAAACGCTGAAAGACAGTAAACTGAATGCCGATGGCAACGAATTCCGGTGGAACGCCAATGAGTACATCACCAACCCCTGGTTCTCGGTCTACGACTTTGAACAGGCCGATAAAAAAGACCGCTTCATCAACTCCGCGGAACTGCGTTACGATATCCTCGACTGGCTCTATGTCAAAGGCCGCATCGGCGCAGACATGTTCTTCCGCGACAACAAAGCGGTCACCCCTAACGGTACCGCCTATATCCCCGGCGGCCAGATCAATGACCAGACACGCCAGAACTTCTACGAACTGAATGCCGATGTGATGGTGGGCGTGGAAAAAGGGTTCTCCGAAACATGGCGTATCTCCGGTTTTGTAGGCGCCAACGTGATGCGGAACAAAAATGATAAACTGTACCTGACCGGCAATACCTTCAATATCCCGTATTTCTACGATCAGAGCAACCTGCAGACGAAAACCGTTACCAACGATATTTTCGAAAAGAGGATCAATTCGCTGTATGCCTCCGCTGAACTGTCTTTTAAAAGTTACCTCTACCTGACGCTCACCGGCCGCAACGACTGGTTCTCTACGCTGCCGGTCAACAGCAACAGCATCTTCTACCCGTCCGCCGGTCTCAGCTTTGTGCTCTCCGACGCAGTGACCATGCCCAAATGGATCAACTACGCCAAGCTGCGTACCTCCTGGGCACAGGTGGGCGGCGATACAGACCCTTACCGCCTCCGGCTGGCCTACCAGGTGCAGAACCCGCTGGTACTGGGCACTACCAGCCTCCCGGTTGCAGACGTAAAGAAAGCGCAGGATGGCAGCTATGCAGTACCCAACGCTAATCTTAAACCCTACGTCAATACCAGCTATGAAGCCGGCTTTGAAGCCCGCTTCTTCGACAACCGGCTGTCTGTTGACTTCTCCTGGTATACCCGCAAAACAAAGGATGATATCGTGCAAACCACTATCTCCAACGCTTCAGGGTACAACACCGCCTTCATCAACGTTGGTAAAGTAAGCAACAAGGGAATAGAGCTGATGATAACAGGTACGCCTGTACGTAGCAAAAATTTCACCTGGGATATTACACCCAACTTCGCGTACAACAAGAGCGAAGTAATTCAGCTCGACGGTAAGCTGAACGCACTGAAAGTATCTGACGTGCGTACTTTTAACGTTACCATCCAGCAGGTGCCGCACCAGCCTTTTGGCGTTATCCAGGGATACAGCTTCCAGCGCGATGACCAGGGCAACATTCTCTTTAACGCCGCCGGTAAGCCTTTGCAGGGGCCGCTGACGATCTTCGGAACAGGCGTGGCGCCGTATACGCTGGGCGTGACCAATACTTTTACCTATAAAGCTTTCTCGCTGGGCGTGCTGATAGATTCCCGCTGGGGCAACAAGCTGTACTCCGGCACCAACGACTACGGGTACTATTTCGGTTTGCAGAAAGCGACGCTCGACGGCCGCTCCGGTGGGGTGACTATCAAAGCACAGGACCCCAACGATCCCACCAAGTATACAGACAAAGTGGTGGATGCACAGGATTATTACCAGAACATCGCATTCAACATTGCGGAGCCGTTTATCTACAGCGGCGCTTTTGTAAAGCTGCGCCAGGTGATACTGACTTACAGCCTGCCTTCAGCCACCCTGAACAAAACACCGTTCACCGGGGCATCACTTTCCTTTGTGGCGAGAAACCTCTGGATCATCTATAAAGATGTGCCCAATGTGGACCCCGAATCCACCTACAGCAACGGCGCTGGCCAGGGGGCTGAACTGTTGGGCTATCCGCAGTCCAGAAGTTTTGGTTTGAACCTGAATGTAAAATTCTAA